The window GATGGTATCGGTCAATCAGGCGTATGTGGAACGAGATGCGGAACTTCGAGATGGCGATGAGATAGCATTCATTCCCCCTGTAAGTGGTGGATAGGGGCCTACCCTTTCGCCTTTAGAGGAAATTATTATGGCTGACGATGTGTACAAAATTCAGGACGAAGAGATAAAACCAGATGCTTTGTACAATGCGGTGCTGGCGGATTCGGACGGTGCTGTAACCACATTTGCGGGTGTGGTGCGGGACAATACAAAAGGGCGCGGAACCTCCTATCTCGTCTATGATGCATATAGCGACATGGCCGAAAAGAAAATGCGTGAAATTGGAGATGAAGTAAGAGAAAAGTGGGAGGTGGATTGCGTGGGAATATTGCACCGCGTAGGCCGGTTGGAAATTGGAGAAATCAGCGTACTAATCGCGATTTCCTCTCCGCATCGCAAAGCGTCTCTGGAAGCGTGTCACTACGCGATTGATCGGTTAAAACAGACCGTGCCGATCTGGAAAAAAGAGGTATGGACAGACGGGGGTGAAGCCTGGATCGAAGGCGACCCATCTGCCCTGATGTCGAGATGAAAGGAGTAAAAAAGAAAATGGAACCGCAGGACGCTCTAAGTTCTGCGGTTTTTTTTATTTATTCTGCAATGCGACGTGAAAAGTCCAGAGACGCCATTGGGCATTGTCGAAATTTGAGAGTTTAATCCGTATTTCAGAAGGCCCGGATGGAAGATTACATGGAATATGTTCAATGGCGAACCCATTCTCATGTTCCCCCGCATAGACCTCCTCGCCATTGACCCACACGCGAATCCAGTCGTCATACCCCACAGCGAGGGTGTACGCGCCAGCTTCGGGCGGGGTGATTTGTCCCACGGCATAAGCCGAGACACTGACGGGTTGGGTACCGACATTGGTGCGTTTGCGACCGCGAAGATACCGTGTGAAATCGCACCAGCCGCGTTCTGAATCCGCCTGAATAGGCATTGAAAATGTAGTGGGTGCATTCTCACCCATATAGATATCAAAATCAGCGGTATGTGTATTGGGCCAATCCGCGACAGATTTCTCGGCCCATTCGGACCGATTGAAATCTTCGCGTGTATTGCAGGGAAAAGGGCCGGCGATTTGCCATTGGGCTGGCGTGAGAATGGCCGGGGATTCGGCGGGATTGACATAGGCGTAGATAACGCTTTCCAGATCATTCCCGCGGGAGCCAAAACGAATAATTGCCGAATGATCAAACCATATTGGATCGGGACCAAAAAAGCGGTACATCACCCCTTCGTAACCAGAGCCACCCGCCGTATGTCCAGTACTTCGATGGATATGCGGCGCGCCTACCCAATCAGTTTGCACCTTCCATATCCCAAAGCTCATATTGAAAATATCTTCACCACCAATGCCGCGCAGGGCATGGGGATCGCTTTCCCCATCGAGCAGCCACAAGTCTCCGCCAGTGTGATACCAGCTATCCGCGCGATCTCTTACGACCACGCCTTTGACCATACCCGCGATAAATCCACTGCCCGAATAATCGGCCATCAGAATACTACCCAGCGATTGAGCGGGATATTCGCCCCGGTGCGTGACATGGAGGCGTAATGGGGTTAATTCGGTATTGTCATACGACGACCAATCGGCCATGAACCAGAACGGAATCGCGCGGCCACTATTATTCGTAATTTCGAGACGCAGCGATTTGAAAGGGATGGGCAAATAACAATTGAGCGCGTTTTTGGGAAGAATCTTGATAGCCGCGCTATCAATGGGATAAATATCGTGTTCAAAGAGAATGGCAAAAAAACGAGCGATGGGGAGATCGACAGTGGGATCGTCCTCCCCATCGCAATAG is drawn from Gemmatimonadota bacterium and contains these coding sequences:
- a CDS encoding molybdenum cofactor biosynthesis protein MoaE, producing the protein MADDVYKIQDEEIKPDALYNAVLADSDGAVTTFAGVVRDNTKGRGTSYLVYDAYSDMAEKKMREIGDEVREKWEVDCVGILHRVGRLEIGEISVLIAISSPHRKASLEACHYAIDRLKQTVPIWKKEVWTDGGEAWIEGDPSALMSR
- a CDS encoding DUF2961 domain-containing protein, producing MNRLFHAELELPIRGKSQRVTRRPNVAPGETAVLFDEEGPGCIHHWWLTYGYKREGDARDPIHDLQLRLYCDGEDDPTVDLPIARFFAILFEHDIYPIDSAAIKILPKNALNCYLPIPFKSLRLEITNNSGRAIPFWFMADWSSYDNTELTPLRLHVTHRGEYPAQSLGSILMADYSGSGFIAGMVKGVVVRDRADSWYHTGGDLWLLDGESDPHALRGIGGEDIFNMSFGIWKVQTDWVGAPHIHRSTGHTAGGSGYEGVMYRFFGPDPIWFDHSAIIRFGSRGNDLESVIYAYVNPAESPAILTPAQWQIAGPFPCNTREDFNRSEWAEKSVADWPNTHTADFDIYMGENAPTTFSMPIQADSERGWCDFTRYLRGRKRTNVGTQPVSVSAYAVGQITPPEAGAYTLAVGYDDWIRVWVNGEEVYAGEHENGFAIEHIPCNLPSGPSEIRIKLSNFDNAQWRLWTFHVALQNK